One segment of Purpureocillium takamizusanense chromosome 7, complete sequence DNA contains the following:
- a CDS encoding uncharacterized protein (EggNog:ENOG503NYEC~COG:D~COG:O), producing the protein MALPLDLSLMSETELDSRASNGLPAGCPTLDLAATWDSSGKSLLIYRPPGQVVSRIHQVGEPGKKAPEAVAVTWKPDGRFLAVGWTDGVVRLMGLENNKVAHYIPVCADTGPIITHIGWTNSVSSNSDASRLGASQLTDDLVNDWNNDGATLSVDLPKELTFLEVDTALPKISPLPAGSAGADDDATVFTLRTGVEFLFQAPKKEEYDRVNVVIVGTSEGRIQLSIHDSFVIGSFQCPSPKPGHPGIMITNASHPEVSTQALILASTPSNPDEAHLVPMDLPFISSSPINLYLLTAKLTMLQTLLRYLRQTQLHMLVEWKNTKELPSRFLRSVQGDLEEMQSGPKSIVPALYHTVVTGHVYKPVREWLVDSLAERGHKRWDKAVMSGLENLRSIVHENFLPALERSAIILSRLRGLALFHKHRDDIGLSATQISRIIDIVGCLTLVGHKILTHVMDELEHFVAFSAWLRFQIDRLATSSSDELTEKEATMDTCKVLTYIETYLTGSPLDIFFDGITKEDYTADWEHCEDGLSLLDMLDKQVKRHEDGLPSMRALPHVSFLVNYMTTWSDRIFHDVAEARWRNVRFGKLVPISIGRSIGKLDCRMRRTDKGGVTYVALAAKEPDGKVYLFRVELEIINGISTNGPTTACAIDLADRKLIDVKFLNDETLIIGCSEQDNAPIVISAHVQSDSLPYSDFNSGGVGDVPAVSCGDFPLYRLPKEHPMKPVRMEVHDKSDLRGEVPARVCFLGSNRTTWRTFSMPPP; encoded by the exons ATGGCCCTGCCACTGGACCTCTCGCTCATGAGTGAGACGGAGCTCGATTCCAGGGCATCGAACGGCCTCCCGGCGGGCTGCCCCAcgctcgaccttgccgcgACATGGGACAGTAGTGGAAAGAGCCTGCTCATTTATAGACCACCAGGTCAGGTTGTGTCCAGGATACATCAGGTCGGAGAGCCGGGCAAGAAGGCTCCTGAAGCTGTGGCGGTGACATGGAAACCTGATG GGCGGTTTCTGGCTGTGGGCTGGACGGATGGCGTTGTGCGGTTGATGGGACTGGAGAACAACAAGGTCGCCCATTACATCCCCGTGTGCGCCGACACGGGTCCGATCATCACCCACATCGGCTGGACAAACAGCGTCAGCTCAAACAGTGATGCCTCACGGTTGGGAGCAAGCCAGCTCACTGACGATCTCGTCAACGACTGGAACAACGACGGAGCCACGCTTTCTGTCGACCTGCCTAAAGAGCTCACATTCTTAGAGGTCGATACGGCACTGCCCAAGATCAGCCCTCTGCCCGCTGGCAGTGCAGGTGCAGA CGACGATGCTACGGTATTTACCTTGCGAACGGGCGTTGAATTCTTATTTCAGGCGCCTAAAAAGGAGGAGTATGACCGGGTCAATGTCGTGATCGTCGGCACCAGCGAAGGCAGGATCCAGCTGAGCATCCATGACTCCTTTGTCATTGGATCATTCCAATGTCCGTCGCCAAAACCAGGCCACCCGGGCATCATGATAACCAACGCGTCGCACCCCGAAGTATCGACTCAGGCACTGATCCTCGCTTCGACACCTTCCAATCCTGACGAGGCGCACCTGGTGCCCATGGATCTGCCGTTCATATCTTCCTCGCCCATCAACCTATATCTGTTGACAGCGAAATTGACGATGCTGCAGACCCTTTTGAGATATCTCCGACAGACGCAGCTGCACATGCTGGTTGAATGGAAGAATACCAAAGAGCTGCCAAGCCGATTTCTGCGAAGCGTACAGGGCGATTTAGAGGAAATGCAAAGCGGGCCCAAGAGCATTGTGCCGGCACTATACCACACGGTCGTAACTGGCCATGTCTACAAGCCTGTGCGAGAATGGTTGGTGGACAGCCTTGCGGAACGA GGACATAAGCGCTGGGACAAGGCCGTCATGTCTGGCTTGGAAAATCTGCGGAGCATTGTCCACGAAAACTTCCTCCCGGCCTTGGAGCGCTCTGCCATTATACTCAGCAGATtgcgcggcctcgccctctttCACAAGCACCGCGACGACATTGGGCTTTCGGCCACTCAGATCAGCAGGATCATCGATATTGTCGGGTGCCTGACTCTCGTGGGCCACAAGATCCTGACCCACGtcatggacgagctcgagcacTTTGTTGCGTTTTCCGCCTGGCTTCGCTTTCAGATTGACCGCCTGGCCACCTCAAGCAGCGACGAACTCACCGAGAAGGAGGCCACCATGGATACCTGCAAAGTGCTTACGTATATCGAGACGTACCTCACTGGCAGCCCACTGGACATCTTCTTTGACGGCATCACCAAGGAGGACTACACGGCCGACTGGGAACACTGCGAAGACGGGCTGAGCCTCCTAGATATGCTCGACAAGCAGGTGAAAAGGCACGAGGACGGCCTGCCTAGCATGCGCGCACTTCCGCACGTGAGCTTCCTGGTCAACTACATGACAACTTGGTCAGATCGTATATTCCACGACGTCGCAGAAGCCCGATGGCGTAATGTTCGTTTCGGGAAACTCGTCCCCATCTCCATCGGACGCTCCATAGGCAAACTGGACTGCCGGATGCGCCGCACAGACAAG GGAGGAGTGACTTATgtggccttggcggcgaagGAGCCAGACGGAAAAG TTTACCTCTTCCGCGTCGAGTTGGAGATCATCAACGGCATTAGCACCAATGGTCCTACCACAGCTTGCGCCATCGACCTGGCAGATCGGAAATTGATCGATGTGAAATTCCTCAACGACGAGACGCTCATCATTGGGTGTAGCGAACAAG ATAACGCACCAATTGTCATTTCTGCGCACGTTCAGTCGGACTCTCTGCCCTACAGCGACTTCAAC
- the RET2 gene encoding coatomer subunit delta (EggNog:ENOG503NUZ9~COG:U~BUSCO:EOG09264V3H) gives MVVLAASICTRGGKAVLSRQFREMPRSRIEALLASFPKLADSGTQHTTVEQDNVRFVYQPLDELYMVLITNRQSNILQDIDSLHLFAQVVTSACKTLDEREILRNAYELLSAFDELVTLGYRENLTMSQIKTFLDMESHEERIQEIIARNKELEATEERKRKAKQLEMQRKESARSGRGGMPRTPVYPTYQPPSRPSAVDSYDTYEAEKNKTYNKPSALKAKGMQLGKKSKTSDMFERVRGDMGGEVDDTPLVTPSPAAAEPIESRMSSTLDRDAIHVTVSESISAKLSREGAVSSLAISGDLTLRVSDPTLTKIKLGLRAVASHGVQFRTHPNVDRNLFNGSKVIQMSNTARGFPVNNAVGVLRWRASPKTDDTSACPITFTVWINKDSDKYNITVEYELTGGDALRDVSVVIPYAGSEPVVSSFDAAYEVSGDMLEWNIGAVDDENPNGSFEFEAESGDENDFFPMTVRFSKTTPYIDVDVTTVSLLEENEDVTFSKEIKSTADNFSIE, from the exons ATG GTCGTCCTCGCGGCTTCAATCTGCACTCGCGGCGGGAAAGCTGTCCTCTCCAGGCAGTTCCGCGAGATGCCACGGTCGCGAATAGAGGCGCTCCTGGCCTCGTTCCCGAAGCTGGCCGACAGCGGTACCCAGCACACGACCGTCGAGCAGGATAATGTCCGCTTCGTTTATCAACCTCTGGACGAGCTTTACATGGTCCTCATCACCAACCGACAGTCCAACATCTTGCAAGACATCGACTCGCTGCATCTGTTCGCGCAGGTGGTTACCAGCGCCTGCAAGACTCTTGACGAGAGAGAAATTCTGCGAAACGCCTACGAGCTGCTCAGCGCTTTCGACGAACTGGTGACGCTCGGCTACCGCGAGAACCTAACGATGAGCCAGATCAAGACGTTCCTCGACATGGAGAGCCACGAGGAGCGCATCCAAGAGATCATCGCCAGA AACAAGGAGCTCGAAGCCACCGAGGAACGGAAacgcaaggccaagcaacTGGAAATGCAGCGCAAGGAGTCCGCGCGGAGCGGTCGCGGTGGCATGCCGAGGACTCCCGTATATCCTACATACCAACCGCCATCGCGGCCGAGCGCCGTTGACTCCTACGACACCTACGAAGCCGAAAAGAACAAGACATACAACAA GCCATCGGCGCTCAAGGCGAAAGGCATGCAGCTCGGCAAGAAGTCCAAGACAAGCGACATGTTCGAGCGTGTTCGCGGCGACATGGGtggcgaggtggacgacACCCCTCTGGTGACcccgtcaccggcggcggctgagccTATTGAATCACGCATGTCGTCAACTCTCGACCGGGACGCGATTCACGTCACGGTTTCCGAATCTATCAGCGCTAAGCTCTCCAGAGAGGGTGCTGTCAGCTCGCTCGCCATTAGCGGAGACCTCACTCTTCGCGTGTCTGATCCGACCCTGACCAAGATCAAGCTTGGCCTTCGGGCGGTTGCTTCGCACGGAGTTCAGTTCCGCACCCATCCTAACGTGGACCGCAATCTCTTCAACGGCTCGAAGGTCATCCAGATGAGCAACACCGCTCGGGGGTTCCCTGTGAACAACGCAGTCGGAGTCCTGCGCTGGAGAGCATCGCCCAAGACTGATGACACGAGCGCTTGCCCGATCACGTTCACCGTGTGGATCAACAAGGACTCGGACAAGTACAACATCACAGTAGAGTACGAACTGACTGGTGGAGACGCATTGAGGGACGTGAGCGTCGTGATCCCGTACGCGGGTAGCGAGCCAGTTGTATCCAGCTTTGACGCCGCGTACGAAGTCTCCGGAGACATGTTGGAGTGGAACAtcggcgccgtggacgacgaaAACCCCAATGGCTCCTTTGAATTTGAGGCagagagcggcgacgagaatGACTTCTTCCCAATGACAGTCAGGTTCAGCAAGACGACGCCATATATCGATGTTGAC GTCACCACGGTGTCGTTGTTGGAGGAGAACGAGGACGTGACATTTTCCAAAGAGATTAAGTCGACTGCCGATAACTTTTCCATTGAGTAG